From a region of the Panicum virgatum strain AP13 chromosome 2K, P.virgatum_v5, whole genome shotgun sequence genome:
- the LOC120695945 gene encoding uncharacterized protein LOC120695945: MVTTDWGPIIVAVVLFILLSPGFLFQLPARFRVVEFGNMGTSALSILVHTILYFCILTIVVVAIGVHVYSTKPDPVE; encoded by the coding sequence ATGGTGACGACTGACTGGGGGCCGATCATCGTGGCGGTGGTGCTGTTCATCCTGCTGTCGCCGGGGTTCCTGTTCCAGCTGCCGGCGAGGTTCAGGGTGGTGGAGTTCGGCAACATGGGCACCAGCGCGCTCTCCATCCTCGTCCACACCATCCTCTACTTCTGCATCCtcaccatcgtcgtcgtcgccatcgGCGTCCATGTCTACTCCACCAAACCCGACCCCGTAGAGTAA
- the LOC120695946 gene encoding heavy metal-associated isoprenylated plant protein 7-like: MVVVLRINLHCDACCEEIKRRVLGIKGVEDAVPHLKSSQMMVKGAVEPAALVGLIHSRTGRKAAIFRAEPLEPPPVAGEESKKHEPAAKNTGEKKDGEEKGNKEEEKRGGGAEEEDKNPRAEKPSGGGGGAEEQEGSHGRAAEEDAGGGDGVVLESRKKDDRLFTVPLPAGVVTVAPEVALDNAAPYCYSYSYSYPPCYPYAHPCYSYQYQYHPRPYYPPPPPYAYAGGRDVYGCPRYPAEAFTEENPNTCAIV, encoded by the exons ATGGTGGTGGTGCTGAGGATCAACCTGCACTGCGACGCCTGCTGCGAGGAGATCAAGCGGAGGGTACTTGGAATCAAAG GCGTTGAGGACGCGGTACCGCACCTGAAGTCCTCGCAGATGATGGTGAAGGGGGCGGTGgagccggcggcgctggtcggcCTCATCCACAGCCGCACGGGGAGGAAAGCCGCCATCTTCAGGGCGGAGCCGCtggagccgccgccggtggcagGTGAGGAGAGCAAGAAACACGAACCCGCCGCTAAGAACACGGGAGAGAAGAAGGATGGGGAAGAGAAGGGGaacaaggaggaggagaagagaggaggaggagcagaggaggaggacaaGAACCCCAGAGCAGAGAAACCAagcgggggtggcggcggcgccgaggagcaGGAAGGAAGCCACGGCAGAGCAGCGGAggaggacgccggcggcggcgacggggtcgTGCTGGAGAGCCGCAAGAAGGACGACCGCCTGTTCACCGTCCCGCTCCCGGCCGGCGTCGTCACGGTGGCGCCGGAGGTGGCGCTCGACAACGCCGCCCCGTACTGCTACTCCTACTCCTACTCCTACCCGCCCTGCTATCCTTACGCGCACCCGTGCTACTCCTACCAGTACCAGTATCATCCGCGGCCGTactacccgccgccgccgccgtacgcgTACGCCGGCGGGCGTGACGTGTACGGGTGCCCACGCTATCCGGCGGAGGCGTTCACCGAGGAGAACCCAAACACATGCGCCATCGTGTGA